One Ahaetulla prasina isolate Xishuangbanna chromosome 1, ASM2864084v1, whole genome shotgun sequence DNA window includes the following coding sequences:
- the MDH1B gene encoding putative malate dehydrogenase 1B isoform X1, producing MAKFVLAGRADCPYYAKAELLADYLLKNLPNFRIHKIVQHPDNWEKWLQEICNENGWKHKRSPIIWRELLDRGGKGLLLGGFNEFLEHAQQYYNITSDMMTEEMLLIANENLQTCIEIEAEEKELKSLINPLHIWLNRACSPACYHLIPLLTNGEIFGMETEISLHLFDRSIFKDILWGIVMETQDLASPVLRSVTLHTELEEIFLDADIIVLFDDILQETIPTVEHCIHQVTDQCKIYGPLIEQNAKSNVKIIVMGKTFTNLKSLMLMTYAPSINPRNIITLAMLLESEAKAMVARKMQMHPAGIKNLIVWGNISGNSFVDLSKTELYRYDSAIWGPPRFFRPLLDVLFDREWMQIEFVASLSSLTSWGARGLGMASAHTIATVLRYWYQGSPPGEMISLGVISEGQFGLPEGIVYSMPVRFENGSWEIFTEIEINEKTQSYLLILACDLIREKQVALGEVAELNPQRRDIHAIYRDVAEEEEDFEVKVEPRASLIDQERALESEDQTVAEETEDTDELNESKNIEEENIEAEDD from the exons ATGGCGAAGTTCGTGCTAGCAG GTAGAGCAGATTGCCCCTACTATGCTAAGGCAGAACTCCTAGCTGATTATCTGCTGAAAAATTTGCCTAACTTCAGGATACACAAGATAGTTCAACATCCTGACAACTGGGag AAGTGGCTTCAGGAGATCTGTAATGAGAATGGCTGGAAACACAAACGTTCCCCAATTATTTGGAGAGAACTATTGGACCGTGGCGGAAAGGGCCTTCTTCTAGGAGGATTCAATGAATTTCTAGAACATGCTCAG CAATATTATAACATCACATCAGATATGATGACTGAAGAGATGTTACTAATAGCTAATGAGAACTTGCAGACTTGCATAGAAATTgaagcagaagagaaagaactaaaAAGTCTTATCAATCCCTTGCACATTTGGCTTAATAG AGCATGCAGTCCTGCTTGTTATCATCTGATCCCGTTATTAACTAATGGTGAAATATTTGGAATGGAAACTGAAATAAGCCTTCATTTGTTTGACAGAAGTATTTTCAAAGACATTCTTTGGGGTATTGTTATGGAGACTCAAGATTTAGCATCCCCAGTCCTTCGTAGTGTCACTTTACATACTGAACTGGAGGAGATTTTCCTTGATGCTGATATCATTGTTTTGTTTGATGACATCCTACAGGAAACAATCCCAACAGTCGAACACTGTATCCACCAAGTGACTGATCAATGTAAAATATATGGCCCTTTGATAGAGCAGAATGCCAAAAGCAATGTCAAAATTATTGTGATGGGAAAAACCTTTACCAACCTTAAGTCATTAATGCTTATGACATATGCACCCTCTATAAATCCTAGAAATATTATCACTCTTGCCATGTTATTGGAAAGTGAAGCCAAAGCTATGGTAGCAAGAAAAATGCAAATGCACCCAGCAG GAATAAAAAACCTCATTGTTTGGGGGAACATCAGTGGCAATAGCTTCGTTGATCTGAGTAAAACAGAGCTATATAGATATGACAGTGCCATCTGGGGCCCACCAAGGTTTTTTCGTCCTTTGTTGGATGTGCTATTTGATCG TGAATGGATGCAAATTGAATTTGTGGCTTCACTGAGTTCCTTAACTTCTTGGGGAGCTCGTGGTTTAGGAATGGCATCTGCACATACAATCGCTACTGTGCTGAGATACTGGTACCAAGGATCCCCTCCTGGAGAAATGATCTCCTTGGGAGTAATTAGCGAAG GTCAATTTGGACTGCCTGAGGGGATTGTTTATTCAATGCCTGTAAGGTTTGAGAATGGCAGCTGGGAGATCTTTACAGAAATAGAAATTAATGAAAAAACTCAATCATATCTTCTAATCCTGGCTTGTGATCTCATTCGG GAAAAACAAGTTGCCTTAGGTGAAGTAGCAGAACTtaatccacaaagaagag ACATCCATGCAATATATCGTGAtgtagcagaagaagaagaagactttgAAGTAAAAGTTG
- the FASTKD2 gene encoding FAST kinase domain-containing protein 2, mitochondrial, translating into MNSKLEYFIRSIRRLQACHNAGRSFPRKEIKTSAFGISGYKNSAQSIQRPLYVPSSWLHSSISTSSQNTFVYVGSSDANEQKITNDLDHEQNFKPIQLNSSEEVRNTTEERDEFDISQKFFSDLQKCVSLCDVLDIAAKSQLTSKYVSNCFSTMWMLKKKTVRSQRYDETKMMLEHPQFRQLCQHVMDEAKYMDSNNLAHTLLSVVKLGVPQNTLLVQTLLRTCQERINEFNDRCVSIIANTLKVMEKCKNVEALQLGLQLLLQDKVHKISNVFVLQTIMRSIGKDVPLTLKKNLENKMLNLMGHFTVPNAFQMFRVLGEMDYLSVPILNACSKIIIENIEGTQFLNLLNVLKTGKQLRYQNKILYSTLADYAASVFYIWSRNEVILLLSAFENLSVHPVQLMDKFLEEVMLHPESLNLKDVIIILQVYSNLNHLSSGQNQEFLDSLNSILNKHLHEIDNMDLLRAVYSFCLAGYLPQLALNQLLQEEILSDLVKSGKNLSMLPAINVCLELDGDSSTTSTILSEKLSLLPKTIRDFSYPEIQEALLTLLENENLFQTNVQLTQGYCLDFEILMDANRKIALTSTEADQLKGDPNLKRIAVLCPPASAFSNPSQHPKGRLAMKIRHLNRLGYQIILVSYKEFQKLEKDEAVLFFKRQIFLAENI; encoded by the exons ATGAACAGCAAACTGGAGTATTTTATAAGGTCAATAAGAAGGCTACAGGCATGTCACAATGCAGGGAGATCTTTTCCtagaaaagaaatcaaaacaaGTGCATTTGGGATTAGTGGTTACAAAAATTCTGCACAAAGTATTCAACGTCCATTGTATGTCCCTTCTTCCTGGCTTCATTCTTCAATTTCAACTAGTTCTCAAAATACTTTTGTTTATGTTGGGAGCAGCGATGCAAATGAACAGAAAATAACAAATGATCTTGACCATGAGCAGAACTTTAAACCCATTCAGTTGAATTCTTCAGAGGAAGTTAGAAATACCACTGAAGAAAGGGATGAATTTGACATTTCCCAGAAATTTTTCAGTGACCTTCAAAAATGTGTATCTCTTTGTGATGTACTAGACATTGCTGCAAAAAGTCAACTCACTTCAAAGTATGTCAGTAACTGTTTTTCAACTATGtggatgcttaaaaaaaaaacagttaggAGTCAGAGATATGATGAGACGAAGATGATGCTTGAACACCCTCAGTTTCGACAGCTCTGTCAACATGTGATGGATGAAGCAAAGTACATGGATAGCAATAATTTGGCACACACACTACTTTCTGTGGTAAAATTAGGAGTTCCACAAAATACCTTGTTAGTTCAGACATTACTGAGGACTTGCCAg GAACGTATCAATGAATTTAATGATCGATGTGTCTCAATTATTGCAAACACTTTGAAAGTCATGGAAAAATGCAAAAATGTGGAAGCTCTTCAACTTGGACTACA gTTACTTTTACAGGACAAAGTCCACAAAATATCAAATGTGTTTGTATTGCAAACCATAATGCGCAGTATCGGGAAGGATGTACCACTGACACTTAAGAAAAATTTGGAG aaCAAGATGTTGAATCTGATGGGTCACTTTACAGTTCCGAATGCTTTTCAAATGTTCAGAGTATTGGGTgaaatggactatctttctgttCCAATCCTGAATGCTTGTAGTAAGATAATAATAG AAAACATTGAAGGAACTCAATTTTTGAACCTGCTGAATGTTTTGAAAACTGGCAAACAATTGAGATACCAAAATAAGATACTTTATTCTACATTAGCTGATTATGCCGCATCAGTCTTCTATATATGGAGCAGAAATGAG GTAATTCTGCTACTTTCAGCTTTTGAAAATCTTAGTGTTCACCCAGTCCAACTGATGGATAAATTTCTTGAGGAAGTGATGCTTCACCCGGAATCCTTGAACCTGAAAGATGTTATAATTATTCTGCAAGTCTACTCTAATCTCAATCACCTCTCCAGTGGCCAAAACCAAGA gtttcttGACTCTCTGAATAGTATACTGAATAAACATCTACATGAGATTGATAATATGGATTTACTAAGAGCTGTATATTCATTCTGTCTTGCTGGATATCTTCCCCAACTTGCTCTTAATCAACTGCTTCAAGAGGAAATTCTCAGTGATCTAGTAAAATCGG GAAAAAATCTAAGTATGTTGCCTGCAATAAATGTTTGTCTAGAACTTGATGGAGATTCTTCCACAACATCAACAATTTTATCAGAGAAATTGTCATTGTTACCAAAGACAATACGTGATTTTAGTTATCCTGAAATACAGGAAGCCCTGCTTACgcttttggaaaatgaaaatttgtttcaaACAAATGTACAATTGACTCAAGGTTACTGCTTAG attttgaaATTTTAATGGATGCAAACCGAAAAATAGCATTGACAAGTACAGAAGCAGATCAGCTGAAAGGGGATCCCAACCTCAAACG GATAGCAGTGCTGTGCCCACCTGCAAGTGCTTTCTCAAATCCATCACAACACCCAAAAGGCAGGTTGGCAA